In Tenebrio molitor chromosome 6, icTenMoli1.1, whole genome shotgun sequence, one genomic interval encodes:
- the LOC138133229 gene encoding uncharacterized protein → MSEEGLNPFRKSSRTERSPSRGEEINQTKEIEEKIETVLREIKEDMAGIVEESRARRKELAAAREKEGEQEREDMLKSSEVRKESSKREREEGRTSKEGKNPLRNSSRTRRSPNRSQEENQSKEMDKEMKTTMIREMREEIKTLRKELAAVREENGELRKELATVREEMRGREEKGQLEKADWMKRMEMIEEKMEQREKKERKNNVIITGIGAISGNVERGVEEWLEREIGVKVNVKEAFKINKDKMMLAKIENWEQKKNIMLNDDLTKEERETQKKLRELAREERDRGKRVKIGYRKIQINGDWFRWDNRQEKLKKIC, encoded by the exons ATGTCGGAAGAAGGTCTGAACCCATTCAGAAAGAGTTCCAGAACCGAAAGATCCCCAAGTAGAGGCGAAGAAATAAATCAAACCAAAGAAATAGAGGAGAAAATAGAAACAGTGCTCAGAGAGATAAAAGAGGATATGGCGGGAATAGTAGAGGAGAGCAGAGCacgaagaaaggaattagcggcagcGAGAGAGAAGGAGGGAGAGCAAGAAAGAGAGGACATGCTGAAATCGTCAGAAGtaaggaaagaaagcagcaagagagaaagagaagagggtagAACGTCGAAAGAAGGCAAGAACCCACTCAGAAATAGTTCCAGAACGAGAAGATCACCAAATAGAAGCcaagaagaaaatcaaagcaaggaaatggatAAGGAAATGAAAACAACCATGATAAGAGAGATGAGAGAGGAGATCAAAACactaagaaaggaattagcggcagtgagagaggagaatggggagctaaggaaagaattagcgacagtgagagaggagatgagaggaagagaagaaaaagggCAGTTGGAGAAGGCAGATTGGatgaaaaggatggaaatgatagaggaaaagatggaacaaagagaaaagaaggagaggaagaataatgttataataactgGAATAGGAGCAATAAGTGGAAATGTAGAGAGGGGGGTGGAAGAATGGTTAGAAAGGGAGATAGGGGTGAAAGTGAATGTAaaggaagcatttaaaataaataaagataagatgatgctggcaaaaatagaaaattgggAGCAGAAGAAGAACATAATGCTAA atgacgatttgacaaaagaagaaagggaaacacaaaagaagttaagagAGTTGGCCAGAGAGGAGAGAGATAGAGGAAAAAGGGTGAAAATAGGATACAGGAAAATACAGATAAACGGGGACTGGTTTAGATGGGATAACAGACaggagaaactgaagaaaatttgctag